Genomic DNA from Nostoc sp. C052:
AAGTTGGGGTATGAAGTCGAGCCGCGTCAACATGGACAATTTGAGATCAAGGGGTTCAAGGAACAGGACTTGGAGGCATTCTCAAAACGGCGACAGCAAATCATTGCGGCAGCAGGTGCATCAATTTCATGGGCAGAACGCGAAAAAATCTGGGATACTACTCGGCAGCGCAAGCAGAAAATTTCCGAGGATGAACTCAAATCACTGTGGAAGGAAGAAGCTGCTGCACTAGGCATCAGTTTTGTTAAGCCTCTTGAGCCAAACAGTAATGTACAAGATTCTCTCGAACAACGAACTATTGAAGATGCGTTGGTAGACGCGATTGCGCGAAGCGCAGTGCTGGAAGCAATCGCACATTGTAGTGAGAGGAATGTCGCCTTCAAGCAGGAGGATTTAGAGAAATTCATTCTAAGAGAAAGACTTTTTACTGATGTGACTGCAATTGAGCCATTGATCAAGCAACATCAAGAGTTAATTGCTCTGCCTGGAATGCAGCGGCAATACACAACATGGGCGGCAGTAAAGCGAGAACTAGCAACGATTGAATTGATGCAGTCAAGACAAAGTAAAGTAAACCCTATCTGCTCAAAGGAAGTAATTGAAAGGCAGTTAGAGAAAACCTCACTAAACCTTGGGCAGAGGCAAGCAGTTAGTCTAGCTGCAACCACAACAGACCAATTCATTGCCTGGCAAGGGGTAGCCGGGGCGGGTAAGACTTTTGCCCTCAAAGAATTAAACGCGATCGCACTCGCCCAGGGCTATACAGTCAAAGGTTTTGCCCCTTCATCAATGGCAGCAAAGGTACTGAGTGAGGAACTAGGCATACATTCTGAGACTGTAGCCAGCTTATTGGTAGGAGAACCAGCTCAAGTTGTAGAAGCAAACCAGATTTGGATTGTAGATGAGGCAGGTTTACTTAGTGCTAAAGATGCTCATGCCCTATTAGAGAGAGCTACACTTCTTGGAGCAAGACTATTACTCGTAGGGGACACCAAGCAATTATCAGCTGTAGAAGCGGGAAACCCGTTCAAATCTCTGCAACAAGCTGGCATTCAGACCGCCCACTTAACACAGTCAAACAGGCAGCGAAACCCAGAGTTAAAGATCGCAGTAGACCTGATAGCAGACGGGAGAGTAGAAGCGGGATTTAAGCAGTTAGAGACAATTGGGAGTATTTTAGAGGTACCACCTGATACGAAGTTAGAGACAATTGCTGCTGACTATATAGCATTAGCGAAAGAACAACGAGCAAGAACACTCGTACTTGCTGGCACAAATGTCGAAAAATTGGCACTTACCCAAGCAATTCGAGGCAAGTTAAAAGAGGAAGGAAGTTTAGGGGCGACTGCAAACATCAGCCAGTTACAAGCAAAAAATCTGACCCTTGTTCAGATGCGCTACACCCATAACTTTGAACTGGGTGATATGGTGATGCCGACGCGCAACTATAAGCGCCGGGGTTTAGAGAAAGGTCAAATCTATGAAGTTGTCAGCAAGGATCTTGACCGACTAACATTAAGAACCTCTGCGGGGACACATTTAGAAGTAGATACCAATTTTGACAAAGCGGTTTACCAGTGTGATGAAATTGAGATTGCCGTTGGCGATCGCTTGCAATGGAAGAAAAATGACCGCCAACTACAACGGCGTAACGGGCAGGAGTTTATAGTCACAGCGATTGAGGGAGACTCTGCCCAAATTGAGTACAAAGACACCAAAATTACTGAGACTATCAACCTCAAACAGGCGCAAAACTTAGACTATGCGTTAGTCAACACAATCTACAGCAGCCAAGGGAAAACTACTGATTTAGCGTTGATTGCGGCAGATTACACCATTGGACAAGAAAGTTTTTATGTGGCAATTAGCCGAGCTAGGCATAACGTCAAACTTTATACTAAAGATAAATCAGAGTTACTGGAGCTTGCCCACTCCTCTAAAGCCAAAGATAACGCCTTAGAATTGCTGATGAATTCCTTAAAAGTGGAACTACAGCAAAAATCACAATCAAAAGCGATAACTCCCTCGGTCAGTCCAAGAGCTAATCAGCCAGTAGTAAAACTTGAGGTAGCAATAGCAGAGCCTGTACTGAAAGCTCAACCGCCAGTCACAGAACAAGTCTCCTTACCAGTTAGTCGGCCAGCCCCATTAATTACGACGAGTTTAGAAACTGTAGCCAAACCCACTCTCAAAGAGAAACATAGAGATGATAGAAAGTCTCCTGTTTTTGAAAAACCAGTATTAAAGACTGCTGTACCAACAGAACCATTCTGGACACCCAATCAGACTGAAAAAATACCTAATTTTATTGAACCAAAGCACTGGCAAGAGTTTGAATCAAGTGCTATTCATCCCAATATTACAGCGTTGAACTTTGAGAGTCTTCAGTTTAACTATGCAGGTGGTGAGCATGAAGCCTGGGAACGGCTCATGGTCAGCGAAAAGCTGAATCGAACAAATACAGGACGGCTAACAGATGGTTTTATAAGGGCATATTCTCATCTTGATGCTGGTGGATGGTGGTGTGATGCTGGAGTTGATGCGCGAACATTTGCTGACTTAAAGCCAGGTGAGAAACCGCCGATTAAACGATGGGGATGCTACAAGCCAAATCAACCAAGACCCAAAAAAGATGAGTCTGGGCAAATAATTGAAGGGAAATTCATTAAATATGAGCATCCCCCAAAGGTTGAATTAAGTATATTCTTGCTTAATATCCCTGAAGATATTGCCGAACGCATCTACTCCAAACACAAGGTGAACCCCAGTGATAGCGATCGCCAATCAGGATTTTGGTACTGTGTTTGGAAGCACAACATCCCGTGTGCGATCGCAGAAGGAGCTAAAAAAGCAGCTAGTCTGTTGAGTCAGGGTCATGCTGCCATTGGGCTACCTGGGATTTCGGCGGGATACCGAACTCCCAAAGATGAGTTTGGCAAGAAAATTGGCAAGTCTTACCTACATGAAGAGTTAGCAGTTTTCGCCACACCTTCTCGAGAAATCAAATTCTGCTTTGACTACGAAACCAAGCCGGAAACGAAGCTCAATATTGAGCGAGATATTTCCGTAACTGGAAGATTATTACAAAAAGCTGGAGCTAGGGTCAAGGTCGTCAGCTTGCCAGGCCCTTCTAAAGGTGTTGACGATTTCATAGTCGCAAGTGGGCCACTGGCTTACGAAAAATTGAGCCATCAAGCAATGAAGTTAAGGGACTGGCAACAGCACAATCAACACTCAAAAGTTGCTGCAATAGAACCACCCAAACTTCAGCTTAAAGAAAGTTCTTTACAACAAACCTCACCAAATCAACCAATAGGACAAACCCATGACAACCAACAACAACCCAACCCAGATACAGTTCTTAACCGAGAAGATAGAGGAATTATTAACCTCTCACGGGAAACTGAACAAGAATTTCGAGCAGTTAGAAATCAAAAACTCTCAACTCACCGAGAAAATTCAGAGCTTAGAGGTAGCCCAGCAACAGAGGTTGAGCGAGTTCTTACAGCAGTTAGCCGAGACACTGAATGCCAAGAAATCGAGCAACTTGGAGCCATTAGTGCAAGAATTAACCCAAGCTCTACAGATGGTCGGCTTCGAGGTCAACGAGCAGCGAACTTCTCAAGACAAGTTAACCCAGAAGATTCAGCAATTATTGACGGCGCAGCAAGTGATGTCAGTTTTGAACAAAATGGAAACGCCGAACGACCAACTACCGAACAACTCCTAAAC
This window encodes:
- the mobF gene encoding MobF family relaxase — its product is MLTAANVSSEMAVNYFIKNYYHQGKSRWSGEGAVKLGLSGAVENQQAFKNVIEGRSPNGREQLNAKVLKPDERRAALDCTFSAPKSVSLMALVGGDERLIAAHHQALKKVLTLMEQRYAITRVTQGDSRHRVNTANLVVAEFDHIESRSLDPHLHTHCLVMNTTEADGKWMSLVNSEIFANKKFLGMAYQSYLAAEVIKLGYEVEPRQHGQFEIKGFKEQDLEAFSKRRQQIIAAAGASISWAEREKIWDTTRQRKQKISEDELKSLWKEEAAALGISFVKPLEPNSNVQDSLEQRTIEDALVDAIARSAVLEAIAHCSERNVAFKQEDLEKFILRERLFTDVTAIEPLIKQHQELIALPGMQRQYTTWAAVKRELATIELMQSRQSKVNPICSKEVIERQLEKTSLNLGQRQAVSLAATTTDQFIAWQGVAGAGKTFALKELNAIALAQGYTVKGFAPSSMAAKVLSEELGIHSETVASLLVGEPAQVVEANQIWIVDEAGLLSAKDAHALLERATLLGARLLLVGDTKQLSAVEAGNPFKSLQQAGIQTAHLTQSNRQRNPELKIAVDLIADGRVEAGFKQLETIGSILEVPPDTKLETIAADYIALAKEQRARTLVLAGTNVEKLALTQAIRGKLKEEGSLGATANISQLQAKNLTLVQMRYTHNFELGDMVMPTRNYKRRGLEKGQIYEVVSKDLDRLTLRTSAGTHLEVDTNFDKAVYQCDEIEIAVGDRLQWKKNDRQLQRRNGQEFIVTAIEGDSAQIEYKDTKITETINLKQAQNLDYALVNTIYSSQGKTTDLALIAADYTIGQESFYVAISRARHNVKLYTKDKSELLELAHSSKAKDNALELLMNSLKVELQQKSQSKAITPSVSPRANQPVVKLEVAIAEPVLKAQPPVTEQVSLPVSRPAPLITTSLETVAKPTLKEKHRDDRKSPVFEKPVLKTAVPTEPFWTPNQTEKIPNFIEPKHWQEFESSAIHPNITALNFESLQFNYAGGEHEAWERLMVSEKLNRTNTGRLTDGFIRAYSHLDAGGWWCDAGVDARTFADLKPGEKPPIKRWGCYKPNQPRPKKDESGQIIEGKFIKYEHPPKVELSIFLLNIPEDIAERIYSKHKVNPSDSDRQSGFWYCVWKHNIPCAIAEGAKKAASLLSQGHAAIGLPGISAGYRTPKDEFGKKIGKSYLHEELAVFATPSREIKFCFDYETKPETKLNIERDISVTGRLLQKAGARVKVVSLPGPSKGVDDFIVASGPLAYEKLSHQAMKLRDWQQHNQHSKVAAIEPPKLQLKESSLQQTSPNQPIGQTHDNQQQPNPDTVLNREDRGIINLSRETEQEFRAVRNQKLSTHRENSELRGSPATEVERVLTAVSRDTECQEIEQLGAISARINPSSTDGRLRGQRAANFSRQVNPEDSAIIDGAASDVSFEQNGNAERPTTEQLLNAITENIQQSVVDDALVETLPQLTEQLYGYQQHFLGARTILDDFGAVIASIEQQISSKRTVDLISDFIEQSVVESTLITLLPQLLVVRQPKIAGWRSAEEQGSRGAEERLIQVLSPLPLCPSAPLLTTMQSFLGRPLEQLSQGSQQLAHRTAIAQQSELSSSQKTVWAIAENIEQSLVESTLSIALPLLIKQLSPLRQQQKGVRSRFDDLEAVITQIEQRLSSQRVIDAITQNVEYSAVSSALTEILPQLIKQFSPLRQQLKKGIATFDKIFTAIEPLSQRLDLQKTIDIIAEDIEQLAVESALSETLPQLIDQLSQHHQHISGRITKFDDLETAISQFEQHLSTKKTVLSVVENIEQSLVESALAETLPRLIEQLSKTCQQQKALKPAFDKISTRIEHEIQYLFSQRAVDVIAQNIEQSLVESIITETLPQLIKQLSQTCLSHKGRTTFDGLGVAITQFQQRLDSQKTVLSIIENIEYSAVESALTETLPQLIKQFSQYHQQLKGGKTRFHGLEAAITQIEQRLSSQRIIDPILENIEDSIVESTLTETLPQLIKQFSQYHQQLKGGKTRFHGLEAAITQIEQRLSLQRIIDPILENIEDSVVESTLTETLPQLIKQFSQYHQQLKGGKTRFHGLEAAITQIEQQLSSQRTILSIVEDIEYSAVSSALTGTLPQLIKQFSQTCQQLKGTRTKFENLETAITQIEQRLSSQRIIDPILENIEDSVVESAFTETLPQLIKQISQYHQQLKGGKTRFHGLEIAISQTEQQLSSQRTILSIAQSIEQLLVESIITETLPQLIKQLSQFSQQLKGGETTFNQFQQLLDNELVGYFTQKTRTSQHLALNAISDYVAQETVASYETVSALSKLKELLGMSQSQTLTEFTTALQKVLELIENLEHHQNHEEENVQPLSLRLTTNIEVETELSKESVKLHLKKMIQGLAREQLAEVVMEVGKYVKGEKVTGKKVSELFTSVTTDAKALSFEQKMNIVRQLIRDDKPSIMERLRINSPSPDDNGEHLRFRR